The Pecten maximus unplaced genomic scaffold, xPecMax1.1, whole genome shotgun sequence region TTTTAGCTGCATACctggaatataattttattgatgtgtcctttaaaaagataatctacttattcagcttgcattcaatcttatctttgtttcgtttttagcTGCATacctgcattttgcatttaccgctacattgaccagtcacatacttcatcttgaccagtaacgccacctgtagCGTCATATCcagggccaaaagaaaattatatggctatgccgaaaaagttCAGTTGTCTCTTAATTTCATGTTTTCTCGATTTCTCGGAGTTTGGTGGGTTCtgcgtatgtttacactattggATAACCCGCCAGAAGCATAAATACACTAGTACTTAACACTTACTTTAAACTTTGATAATCAAGTCCCCAGCTTCATAATCCTGCATCAGTTTGAAACTGTATATTGCATCGTCACTCTGGTACTTAACATTATACCAGTCACAGAATCCAGGCACCTGAAATTACAAAAATGAGTGACTTAGAGATATCTCAATaggtaataaaacattattagcaaataaaaatgaaacagaATTTCTTCATAAATGTATAGcattcatttttatcatttttgattAATGAATCAGAatttaattaaacataaaatatatgtgTTGAAAAGCAAACAGAAAGTGAAGAAAATAGaagttttcaattttcataaaatatcttGCTAAAATCAGAAGCTTTCACCTTACCtatgaaaactttaaaaacatATTCAGGGATTAATCTAGAATTTAGGTGAAACTACCCTTTTTGGACCTTAGGGGAAAATCAGTTCTGAAAATGGGAAATTTAAACATCACAAAGTTTCATTGTTTTGCTTTAAAAGCACATTTTCCAAGTAAATACAGCAAATGGTTAATTTGGAAAGCAAATCTGGAGTATTTGGGAATATTATTGTCATAAAAATGagggaaaatacaatatttcagtgaatttaaAGTCTGAGAGgaaaaatggaacaaaatcccGTTGAGATACCTGCGAGATCACGTGTCCATCATACCACTGAGTTTGTTCATCTATCACAAACTTATGTCGCACGTCTTTCCCATTGAGCGAAAGTCTTTCATCTCCAGATCTTTTACTACTAGTCTCACTCGGCAACGTAAATGACTCCAGAATTAGGGTTTTCACATTTTCTGCCATTTCGTTCCAAGACAAGTCTTTCCTTTTCTTATTCACAGATTTGCTGAAATTGTATATTTTCGGGTTGTTGCTTGTTTGTCTTAGAATATTTTTACGGAATCTCATTTGTGACTTCAGAGCATCAAGTTTTTCTTTATCCTTCATCGTTTCCAGCATCACATCCACTTGTTTGACTGTCTGCCAAAGTCCCCAAAACAGAATGTCATTAGTTTGAAGAAGATTTTCTGCTTCCTTCCTTCTTCTTGcatcttgattttttttaagtgtCTCCTGTAGAACCGCTTCTTTCTTCTGAACTATTTCGTCTCTGCGTGCCTTATAAAATTCTCTTGTTCTAGCTACATTCTTGTATGCATCCTCTAGTTGACTGTTCACTTCTTCATTGTCCTTACTTTCCAGCCATGTTTTTGTCTTATTCATTGAGAACATAACATAAGCTTCTGCTGAGAGTGTTTTTATATGAGGTTTATACCTCATAAGGCCATCCAAATATGCAAAAACAGACTCGCTGAATTTATTGTGCTTGGCTACACTTTTTGTGGTTTCCTTCAATTCTTCGCTTGGGTTTGCAAACTTACCACAAGGTAGATGGTCTCGAAAATGATTCTTCGCTAGTTTGGCGATTGCAGGAAGAATAATTCCAAGGATTGTACATGTCTCTCCATCATATTGCGATGGTGTAATCAGCTTCTCATATAATTTGTCTCTTTTCACATATGTATCCTCCCCAAAAGGTAAAATTTGTCCACACATGAAATCATCCAGGTTGTTGGAAGCATCACTCAGAAATGTTGTTAATTGCAAATAGTGCCTATTCATATCCATTATATGAATTTCCTTCTTCTCTATCAAATTCCATAGGGGAGAGGTTACAAGTTTACAAATCAATCCAAGAGCTTTGCATCCAGCAATAAAGAAAGAAGTATTCAGGTCATGTAGAACCCACTGGTTGGATCCATGGTCTTTGAGAAATGATACCATATTTTCATGGAAAAAATACACTACGCCTGCATTATGAAACAGGATGTTAAAACGATTTCCTTTGAATGGTGTAAGAGGAAGACTCTGCATTCCATTTTCTTTTAGGAAGTCCTTAATGTATGTCATAAAAGGGCCGTGACATCCTGATTTGGCATCACCGTTGTAAGAAAATGCTTTACAACATGTTCGTATTAATCTCAAAGTCCCTGATTCTAAGCTCTTCTGGAATTTCTTGTTGAAAATAGGAACATCTTCGTTGAAATTTGTCTTTTCGACCTCCAGAATGGATTGGTTAGCAACTTCGGCAATATGAACAAGAGAGTGAAGGCCACAGAAAAAGTTATTCAAGCGTGACAAAACATTTCTGTCCTCTTCATCTAAGTCATTCCAATCTTGCACCATTTCGGGAAGAACTTCACATCGGTATGTTTCCAATAACTGATTGAATTTCATTTCTGTTGCCGCACGGTCAGACATAGTGTTACGAATATGAAACAACATGTTTTGAGAAGTTAAACTCTGCGTATTGTAGTACCTCTGATCTAAATCAAACAGAATCTCTTTAAAGGCCTGTAATGTATCTTTTCCTGATTTTGTTACAAGTTCTCTCAATCCCAAAACATACGGATTTCCGTCAGAGTCTCTAACAGCATACACACCAAACTTTGTACCAAATTTAGATGTTTCATCAGTCTCTATTGTGGTATTCTCTTTCTTGGATATCTCCTCAGATAGCTGTTTCTGTGACAGTACCAACCTCTGTACATTCATGTTATTGATAGTTGTAGCTGATGGAAGTCTATTGGGAGTTTTACCAACCAGTTTTAAGCATgcctctataacaggactaaTCCTTGTTGTACTAACATGATTACATAATAAAGTGTGTACACAAGTTTGGAGTTCTGGCGTGTACTTCAATGAATCTTCATCAAATAAGTTCACCACATTCTTTTGTTGTGCATCAAAAACCTCCTGGTCGACTTCTCTTTGAAAATCCATTTCAGTGAGTTGTTTTCTGATATTGAGGTTTTCCTGTTGTAACGAATGGATTTTTCTCTCCATTTCACACCTGTGATCTTCTGCATTTGCACTTACAACTCCTTCAAACTTTGCCACTTTGTTTCTGTAATATGTTTCTCGAGTTCTTGTTCTTTTAAGTTCTGCCGATTTTTGACCGCTTTGGATGGATATGTACTTCTTTTCTATGTTCACTTTGGTTAATTcttcatcttttttttcaacCTCTTGTTGTAATTCAAAAGTCTTGGATTTTTCTGCTCGTCTTTCATGTGCAATTTCAGAAATAATATATGCGGCAGTTTTGTTGTTGGGCTGAAGATTAGTCAATTCCTGTTCAGTCAAATCATGATTTCCAGAGGAATCAATGGAATATGACGGCAGACGGAACTCTCCTTCCAAAAATTCCTTGTAATAGTCaacatttcttgtttttttcaatttggCATTAGTTTCACCAATCCTTTTTACCTTCTTATAGTAAGAGTTCAACTTCAGCGACACATTGCTTATCTGTTTTCCCTTTTCCAGTAAATCTGTTGCAACTtcttttatagtttttttttcaatcattgAAATTATGTCACTGTTTTTCATATCAAATGACATTGTCTTTCTCCTCTATCACTGACTCCGAAAGTAATGATTGTTTGAGTTGATTTATCTAGATCATCACAATCTACTAACTGATTTCCAGTGTAAATATCACAAGAAAATAGCTGTATATGACCATTTATGTATGTCTGAGAATGATTATGAGATCTACCTGATAAAGTTAGAGATGTTCCCAGCTCTGGTGTAGCTCCTTGTGGatctgaaataaacaaacagtTTATTACTTATCAAAGTAGAAAAGAAATTAGTGAAAAATTAGactaaataaaaacaagaggcccagagggcctgtatcgctcacctggtttcatgagatatgaaacaagaactatgctttagtatatttgccactggtattgctatgtcaatatatatcatatgcattttatatggttacatgaacattgtttttattgtaattctaaaaatgtcaatttagccaaattgatcccttttggccccgccgggggtcagccccaccatttgtacaatttttagtCCCCTACctatagggatgcttctgaccaaatttggtgaaattccgatcagcggttatgaagaagaagtcaaataaatcaattgttgactgacggacggacggacgacggatgccacggtatggcataagctcaccttggtccttcggaccaggtgagctaaaaaggcTCCAATTTGCataaattatgttttagttGTAGTATTACCTTGTAATAATTTCTTTCTTGGTTTCTTCTGCAATAGACTTGTACTGGGTGTGCATTCAACTTCCAACTTGGATTCCAACTTTTCTACAATAGGCAAAGATAACTgcaaatagagaaaaaaaaattatcaaatgtaacatatatttcatgcaTGGAAGCAGTAGAATATGAAGATTTAAGATATGATGATTTCATCACAAAATAAATACCTTGCTTTCCAAGGACTTGCAAAATAATTTCCaacaaaataacataattttgCCAAATTCAAGTTTCCTTGCTTTTTTGTAATACTTAGTTATCCTGGTAAACTGATGAATGCCTATGATATTCATGGAACCTCTCATGAATTAATGTTATACAAGGTTGCACAAATGGATTAAATGGACAACTTGGTTTCCTACAATGCATATACATTTTTAAgaataacatttgaaaaaatggTAAATGCTCCTAAGTCCTAACCCTTTTTAGTTGCAATCTTTTCACAGTGATCTTTTCTGGGGTGGGAGGAATAATGTCACTGTCGCTGTCACTATCTTGTGATTCTGATGGGCTAATTTTGAACAAAGATCAAGTTGttaagaaaaaacaaataaaaaaaatggtatacatgtacatatttcagtAAGTTCATATCATCATTTACTTTTGTTTAAGttctatactatatatctctTTTGAATCCTTGATTAAACCATTATACTGGAATTATATGCCATGATTATTTAATACTGCATTCAGTCCTGTAAATATGCACACAAGgcaaaaataaaagaaaatgttttgtgTTCCATTTCACTTTCAGCAACAATGCCATTTTTTCCtagtataattatttttataattacatggtgaatatatttaattatcaagAAAATTTACAATAGTTAAAGAAAACATTGAACACTTAATATCTTACCTATCAACCCATGACGATATATCTTCTCCACAGTAGATTCTTGACATTATCACTCACAGCATGCTAGTTCAatactatacagtgtatataagatGTTCATGAAGTACGATCGAATGACGCCGTTGAAATGTTACTGTTTTTTCAAATTTGCCTACACTGGCAGTCTGGTGAAATTTCTCGTTCTCTGTatgaaaatggaaatatatttgattattgaaTTGATTTCTTAGTGAAAAAATGAGTCAAGTGCAATCTGAATCtacatttaaattaaagaacataattttatattataaccatcCATTAAAACTAGTGATCACCACTCAAATTGACCACTTTTTCGTGTAACTATGGcacgggaaggatgtcataattaaatatttttttctaggCAAAAGtagaatattgcctaggcaaaaataatatTGACTAGGCcaaattcgatttttgcctaggcagaaataattttgcctaggcagaaataataattttgcctaggcagaaataattttgcctaatcataaatcgaatattgcctaggctgaaatatttttgcctaagcaatattcgatttttgcctaggcagaaataattttgcctaggcaattttttatttttgccttggcaaaaatatttaattatgacatccttcccgcgccattTGTAACAACGCTAGATTAATAGGCCTACCGTACGTTTTATATTCCATAAGTAGTAAACTTTGACTACTAGattagagttatcccccttcgAAAATCATGGCGAATTACATTTCAGTGTGGAATACTCATCTTCTTTGACTGTGCGCACGGTTGCGCTTCATTGTAAAGTTTTGACAGTTATGTTTTCTGAAAGAAAAGTGCCCTAGGTTTCAAAATATCACGGTCAAGGGGGTGTCACAAAGGGTAAGTAAGGAAATATTAACGATTTTATCGGTACCTCGTCTCTCCGCTCCAGTTTCTGTTGCCAAACTATTTTCTATTCTGGTTtaccacatgtttatatattgcTTTGCATTCCTATTAGTCAAAACACACAATTGATTCCGATTCACACGTGTCTTTATACATATTTTGGACCTCTTTTGCTGTCACATGGCTACCAAAATGGCAGCGATGACGCCATATTTTACGCTGTGGGAGGCTATGAATAAAGGCGTTTTTGCTGAAGAAAACATCGATAAACGTAATAATCATATGAAAGACAAGTAGAACATACTTCATTGTGATTACTGTTTAGTGAAAATAGAAAGAACAGACAATTATAGCTGGTAAACATGGAATTCAATATTGACCTATTTAACACGGGGCAGAATGGGAAAGTGCCTTAACTTGCGTATGCCTGTCATTGCTagtgacagtttgatggtacaATGTTAGTTAAAAtgcttaacggcccatcaacactataaaggtAAGTGATTAAAAATACGAGCAATAAGGGCAAgagacaaaatgacataaatcAACGAAATATGCAAAAATGTAGAAATATATTGGAACACTCACGATaggtttaaaataaaaaagtggCTATGATTAGTCAAATCTTGCGGTAAAGACCAATAACTTTCAAATAGTTCAAAATTTTACAGACTCTTACAGAGTCTTCAGATTTGCCATGCTGTTGTAAAAACTCTCCATTGCAAGCtgtagatcaatgcaatccAATAGAAAGTGTTTGACGGTAAATGGTTCATTGCACACGATGCACTGGGGCTGGTCCTCACGCTTCAATaagtacagttgagtgtagactaaaggttacacccaagtgcactccgagtgcactccatttggacttggagtgcactccgtttggactccaggtaaacttggagtgcactccaagtggattccgagtctacctggagtcctgtaagacaccatgcctaccccagttctacaatcagactatatcatatatatatattgatacttcgatgcttttaatataattaatatataaataaatagatatttacaaattacttttcttctgttaatattactattaacatttgtttagtctactaggaatatttattttattgttaatacatggtaaaaATGCCTAtatatgttaaatttatatttattaagatccataaaagacgGTTAtgcaatttatgctataatcaggtttatatgaaagttaattgcttattatttcaagtaaattgtatttcattttattaatgaattgaaaattatttcaattagaatattcattactgtacatatatcatgactgtaaaggaagttcagataatatatctatattatgttattgattattcaaaatattgaaggtgagttttaggagccagctacaggtactgtcttgggttcacagaaatacctgtgtcaatactgtcactgtatggcttcaaatgatgaagctgtgcaaagcagggtcacagtgttataacctcaggccaattaacaCAGTGATTTTTCAGcctattttgggaaaaaataacTTTCCTGGAAATTGGGAAAATCTAACGtggaaaatgatatttttgggaaaaattgtaaatttgaattacaaataaattattatatacattaaaacaataaacaaacaattaaatggAGATcactttggttttattttttctattttgttgtGACAGTGTTCACAAGGGTATTTGtctgtcttttttgtttttgaacaaGAGGATCAGAGATCCGAGGTCCTCTGCGGACAAGTGTTCTGGTCCCTCAAAATTAATTCTCATCAAAAGGCGTCGATCTGATTTTGGTTTTCCTTTAAGTAGACCTATGTTGACTTGACAGTCGGTGTCCGGCTCGGCGACTGAAGGTGGCGGAGATACCGACATAGCAGGCTTTGTCCCGACAATCGGAAGTGGACTGGCATGTACTATGGGTTGTGATAATGCCGTCTGTGTTGGTGTTTTGGGTTTAAATAGTTCAGTCAGGGTTTTGGAGCCCTTGCTGTCGGATAATCATATTTTCTTTGCGTAGTACTTGCCATTATGTGAGGCCGCCATTTTATGGCGATTCGTGATCACCCAAGCGTTTGCACATTACTTGTATACTAACGGCAAAAACAGCGACCGGGTCAAAATATCCGGAATTGAAATCGGTAATTATTTGGAAATTTCGGCGGGAcaattgggattttttttaatgaaatctcaTTGGGAATGGGATCGGTACCCGACCCTATTTATATAGGCTGAAAAATCACTGTAACAGAACAGgaagattatctcctgacttgaaggaaaggattgtagctctccatttgagaggccttaatcagaccaaaattacatgtataaacgaaatgccagtgtaattaaggtggaaatgtctagataagttgtaaaaccattaacaaattgaataacaggtttaagaagacaaactctattgaaatgaagtcattctttactgaaatcagaaagtaaaaataagctgtttcttattacattgtaacctgtctaaaccgtaagtcattgagaccaaacgtattggctggtttatgcaggtgtccggtatgtagaggtacaatgttgaatgatacaagttcaaacaaatttaattcaaatcaaATTGAGAAATcatgcagttcttatcttgttatattcaaaaatataaagacattgctttaaaaatattattgtatagAAAGaggataaaataaaaaaaaaaaaaataatttcagtgtAATTCAAAATGGTGTAATGAATGTAAAACAAATACGACAGTTTAACTTGCATGGTAATTAACACAACTTCTCCCAGTTCTAAGTCCTAAAAATTCTTCATTCCTACccaaatatcactttt contains the following coding sequences:
- the LOC117320739 gene encoding uncharacterized protein LOC117320739; amino-acid sequence: MSFDMKNSDIISMIEKKTIKEVATDLLEKGKQISNVSLKLNSYYKKVKRIGETNAKLKKTRNVDYYKEFLEGEFRLPSYSIDSSGNHDLTEQELTNLQPNNKTAAYIISEIAHERRAEKSKTFELQQEVEKKDEELTKVNIEKKYISIQSGQKSAELKRTRTRETYYRNKVAKFEGVVSANAEDHRCEMERKIHSLQQENLNIRKQLTEMDFQREVDQEVFDAQQKNVVNLFDEDSLKYTPELQTCVHTLLCNHVSTTRISPVIEACLKLVGKTPNRLPSATTINNMNVQRLVLSQKQLSEEISKKENTTIETDETSKFGTKFGVYAVRDSDGNPYVLGLRELVTKSGKDTLQAFKEILFDLDQRYYNTQSLTSQNMLFHIRNTMSDRAATEMKFNQLLETYRCEVLPEMVQDWNDLDEEDRNVLSRLNNFFCGLHSLVHIAEVANQSILEVEKTNFNEDVPIFNKKFQKSLESGTLRLIRTCCKAFSYNGDAKSGCHGPFMTYIKDFLKENGMQSLPLTPFKGNRFNILFHNAGVVYFFHENMVSFLKDHGSNQWVLHDLNTSFFIAGCKALGLICKLVTSPLWNLIEKKEIHIMDMNRHYLQLTTFLSDASNNLDDFMCGQILPFGEDTYVKRDKLYEKLITPSQYDGETCTILGIILPAIAKLAKNHFRDHLPCGKFANPSEELKETTKSVAKHNKFSESVFAYLDGLMRYKPHIKTLSAEAYVMFSMNKTKTWLESKDNEEVNSQLEDAYKNVARTREFYKARRDEIVQKKEAVLQETLKKNQDARRRKEAENLLQTNDILFWGLWQTVKQVDVMLETMKDKEKLDALKSQMRFRKNILRQTSNNPKIYNFSKSVNKKRKDLSWNEMAENVKTLILESFTLPSETSSKRSGDERLSLNGKDVRHKFVIDEQTQWYDGHVISQVSQRDFVPFFLSDFKFTEILYFPSFL